The following are from one region of the Magallana gigas chromosome 6, xbMagGiga1.1, whole genome shotgun sequence genome:
- the LOC105332130 gene encoding prolyl-tRNA synthetase associated domain-containing protein 1, producing MSSAKIGKEELLSKLAEWNIETETVEHPQVFTVEQALPHLENTEGKFAKNLFLKDKKKRLYLFCAPHDADIKLNDLAKLVGATGGLRFADASILEEKLGIQEGSVSVFGIINDTENEVKLVLDQRLLDETYTKLGFHPMVNSATTSISPCDLKIFIDKTNHEPLIVTIN from the exons ATGTCCTCTGCAAAGATAGGTAAAGAGGAACTGCTGAGCAAGCTTGCTGAGTGGAATATAGAGACAGAGACAGTAGAGCATCCACAG GTATTTACTGTTGAACAAGCTTTACCACACCTTGAAAACACAGAGGGTAAATTTGCGAAAAACTTGTTTctgaaagacaaaaaaaagaGACTCTATCTTTTCTGTGCACCCCACGATGCAGACATTAAACTAAATGACCTTGCCAAATTGGTTGGGGCCACAGGAGGGTTAAGATTTGCTGATGCCAGCATCTTAGAAGAGAAGCTCGGAATCCAGGAAGGGTCTGTCTCTGTATTTGGAATTATAAATGACACTGAAAATGAGGTTAAACTTGTCTTAGACCAACGCCTGCTTGATGAGACATACACCAAACTGGGATTCCATCCAATGGTGAACAGTGCCACCACCAGTATATCGCCTTGTGAtctaaaaattttcattgacaAGACAAACCATGAACCTCTCATTGTGACCATCAACTAA